In Caldicellulosiruptor morganii, the following proteins share a genomic window:
- a CDS encoding ABC transporter ATP-binding protein has product MIKLVNVVKSYDGYIAVNNVSLQIEAGSFTGIIGESGAGKSTLLYMIGGLLRPSSGDIFIENVNIVGLNDNELSEFRCNKIGFIFQFYNLVPGMTVRENVELPIIISNRNRKEMKKAVEELVDAVGLSEYIDRDVTTLSGGQQQRVAIARALINDPVVILADEPTGNLDSKNSNKILELLHEINVTKKKTIIMVTHSEKMLKYCDNVITLSDGRVVK; this is encoded by the coding sequence ATGATTAAACTAGTTAATGTAGTTAAAAGTTATGATGGTTACATAGCTGTAAATAATGTAAGTCTTCAAATAGAAGCAGGAAGTTTTACTGGCATAATTGGGGAATCAGGCGCGGGAAAAAGCACATTGCTCTATATGATAGGTGGTTTGCTTAGGCCGAGTAGTGGTGATATCTTTATCGAGAATGTAAATATCGTTGGATTAAATGATAATGAATTAAGTGAGTTTAGATGTAATAAAATTGGATTTATTTTTCAATTTTATAATTTAGTTCCAGGAATGACTGTTAGGGAAAATGTAGAATTACCAATTATTATTAGTAATAGAAATCGTAAAGAAATGAAAAAGGCAGTGGAAGAGTTAGTTGATGCTGTTGGATTGTCCGAATATATTGACAGAGATGTAACAACATTGTCTGGTGGACAACAGCAAAGAGTGGCAATTGCACGCGCACTAATAAACGATCCTGTGGTTATTCTTGCCGATGAACCGACAGGTAATCTTGATTCCAAGAACTCCAATAAAATACTTGAATTGCTTCATGAGATAAATGTAACTAAAAAAAAGACAATTATTATGGTTACACATAGTGAAAAAATGCTTAAATATTGTGATAATGTTATTACTTTATCTGACGGGAGAGTTGTAAAATGA
- a CDS encoding HlyD family efflux transporter periplasmic adaptor subunit → MREVIYDFGELKESKLLYESEIPRYGLFITYILLALVIGLVLWSVVGKIDINVKVQGIIRPWEDEAKVISYVGGKVKEVFVKEGEYIKKGEVLFKIDDEEYVNKRDFLKQQLSEYEKRIDNLKELRNSIEKGESLRNKNNAYYLRYLSYSYEINKLRKAAEEARVQREYSIMDFKKQIESLDEKIKSIDKFENMLREIKGVVNKGEHIKIEKYDIGYLEFILSEIEAYNQQVKTKSDGSNIQKKILISKIDSKLDELRQSKSEMILQKQKIEGQLDLLNISGDDIKGDIEKYKLDMLMQIDNEISNLSNEMKNLKINLDETEKLIESCRVRAEKDGYLEYSAELVSGAVVSSGAEIGRIVGSGSRGFRVVGYIPNTKGGSIEIGQRAKVKIAGADGLKVLEGKVVRVLQDIKIASQSGQGFYEVEVEVKKVPKGINLRAGQACEMSIVVEQERLIEWVLEKLGLRL, encoded by the coding sequence ATGAGAGAGGTAATATATGATTTTGGAGAGCTCAAGGAAAGCAAGCTTTTGTATGAATCAGAGATTCCAAGGTATGGACTTTTTATTACATATATTTTGCTTGCCTTAGTGATAGGACTTGTTTTGTGGAGTGTGGTAGGAAAAATTGATATAAATGTGAAGGTTCAAGGGATAATAAGACCCTGGGAAGATGAAGCAAAGGTGATAAGTTATGTTGGAGGGAAGGTAAAAGAGGTTTTTGTAAAAGAAGGAGAATATATAAAGAAAGGTGAGGTTCTATTTAAGATTGATGATGAAGAATATGTAAATAAGAGAGATTTTTTGAAACAGCAACTTAGCGAATATGAGAAAAGGATTGATAATTTGAAAGAATTGAGAAATAGCATAGAAAAAGGAGAAAGTCTCAGGAATAAAAATAATGCGTACTATTTGAGATACTTGAGCTATAGTTATGAGATAAACAAATTGAGAAAAGCAGCAGAAGAAGCAAGAGTACAAAGAGAATACAGTATAATGGATTTTAAAAAGCAGATTGAGAGTTTGGATGAGAAGATTAAAAGTATTGATAAGTTTGAGAACATGTTAAGAGAAATAAAGGGAGTTGTAAACAAGGGTGAGCATATTAAGATAGAAAAATACGACATAGGGTATTTGGAATTTATATTGAGTGAAATAGAGGCTTACAATCAGCAGGTGAAGACAAAATCGGATGGTAGTAATATACAGAAGAAGATTTTAATATCGAAAATAGATTCAAAACTTGATGAGCTGAGGCAGTCAAAAAGTGAGATGATTTTGCAGAAACAGAAAATAGAAGGGCAGCTTGATTTGCTAAACATTTCAGGTGATGATATAAAAGGAGATATTGAGAAATATAAGCTGGACATGCTGATGCAGATTGATAATGAAATTAGTAATTTAAGTAATGAAATGAAGAACCTGAAAATCAACTTGGATGAAACTGAGAAATTGATAGAAAGCTGTAGAGTAAGAGCAGAAAAAGATGGTTATTTGGAATACAGCGCTGAACTAGTCAGTGGTGCGGTAGTAAGTAGCGGAGCTGAGATTGGCAGAATAGTTGGCAGTGGGTCAAGAGGATTTAGGGTTGTTGGATACATACCAAACACAAAAGGTGGTAGCATAGAAATAGGGCAAAGAGCAAAGGTAAAGATAGCAGGAGCAGATGGATTAAAAGTATTGGAAGGAAAGGTTGTAAGGGTATTGCAGGATATAAAGATAGCAAGCCAGAGTGGGCAAGGGTTTTATGAGGTTGAGGTAGAAGTAAAGAAAGTTCCAAAAGGTATTAATTTGAGGGCAGGGCAGGCATGTGAGATGAGCATAGTGGTTGAGCAGGAGCGGTTGATTGAATGGGTATTAGAAAAGTTGGGATTGAGGTTATGA
- a CDS encoding zinc metalloprotease — MLTIIKAFVLFIVLNITTIVFHEIGHYIGAKILWGNKVFVNEMGILNFVIKFRNSNLNSTKISIEKKKGFYVGGYCQCSFANIEKEEVTDFYKIQIKFILLLLNGIIVSIVVDFLLLYFILGYSVFKSLLIALVYPIALMIVEVIVYIDRGYNFYNTYPDIVAVFYILKKNELFLEWELYREILITEHERKYEEDKKEIKKYLIERIMCKLREKQKVENINSLIMTKIIEEILLLYGLGLLEDFVYNISLEIITNFIKLSNKMLTQKKNLKSYIQICNLIGAYLTSLTLQGKHDDNFDKFLKRYILLRKYLKEQRIETNILYDKVVYMICKDEEIKIQNNVSHKYIANKIVKMVEEKLKLQAM; from the coding sequence ATGTTAACTATTATAAAAGCATTTGTTCTATTTATAGTTTTAAATATTACAACAATAGTATTTCATGAAATAGGTCATTATATAGGAGCAAAAATTTTGTGGGGAAACAAAGTTTTTGTAAACGAAATGGGAATACTTAATTTTGTAATTAAATTTAGAAATTCAAATTTGAACTCAACAAAAATAAGTATTGAAAAGAAAAAAGGTTTTTATGTGGGAGGATATTGTCAGTGTTCTTTTGCAAATATCGAAAAAGAAGAAGTTACAGATTTTTATAAAATACAAATTAAATTTATTTTACTTTTGTTAAATGGTATTATTGTCTCAATTGTTGTGGACTTTTTACTTTTGTATTTTATTTTGGGATATAGTGTTTTTAAGTCTTTATTAATAGCATTAGTTTATCCCATAGCATTAATGATAGTGGAAGTAATTGTATATATTGATAGAGGCTATAATTTTTATAATACATATCCGGATATAGTAGCTGTTTTTTATATATTAAAGAAAAATGAATTATTTCTTGAATGGGAACTTTATAGAGAAATTTTAATTACAGAGCATGAAAGGAAGTATGAAGAGGATAAAAAAGAGATAAAAAAGTATTTAATAGAAAGGATAATGTGTAAATTAAGAGAAAAACAAAAAGTTGAAAATATTAATTCACTGATTATGACAAAGATTATTGAAGAAATTTTACTTCTTTACGGGTTAGGATTATTAGAAGACTTTGTTTATAATATAAGTTTAGAAATAATTACGAATTTTATAAAGTTATCTAATAAAATGCTTACACAAAAAAAGAATCTAAAATCTTATATACAGATTTGTAATTTAATTGGAGCTTATTTGACAAGTTTAACATTACAAGGTAAGCACGATGATAATTTTGATAAATTTTTAAAAAGATATATTCTGTTAAGAAAGTATTTAAAGGAACAAAGAATTGAGACTAATATTTTATATGATAAAGTAGTTTATATGATATGTAAAGATGAAGAAATAAAAATCCAAAACAATGTAAGTCACAAATATATAGCTAATAAAATTGTTAAAATGGTCGAGGAAAAGCTAAAACTACAAGCAATGTAA